From one Phoenix dactylifera cultivar Barhee BC4 unplaced genomic scaffold, palm_55x_up_171113_PBpolish2nd_filt_p 000343F, whole genome shotgun sequence genomic stretch:
- the LOC103703351 gene encoding leucine-rich repeat extensin-like protein 6, with translation MGSGCGHHSPISIILSLSEKGTRVPFPLMANRLAASFPLALLLLLALSSPPIASAKPVIKDDVSCTMCSSCDNPCQPAASPPPPPPSSTAECPPPPSNPGAISYYSPPPPDVYSSPPPPSNSGGGGSGGGGAYYYPPPPNRYYPAPPPPNPFLPYFPFYYYNPPPNKYHSGSLSLKPLSTIPLLLLLLLFF, from the coding sequence ATGGGCTCGGGGTGCGGGcaccactctccaatctccatcattctctctctctcggagAAAGGGACGCGAGTGCCGTTCCCGTTGATGGCGAACCGCCTCGCCGCCTCGTTTCCCCTCGCGCTCCTCCTGCTCCTCGCCCTCTCGTCGCCGCCGATCGCGTCGGCGAAGCCCGTAATCAAAGACGACGTCTCTTGCACAATGTGCTCCTCCTGCGACAACCCCTGCCAGCCCGCCGCctcccctccgccgccgcccccgTCCTCCACCGCCGAATGCCCTCCGCCGCCGTCGAATCCAGGAGCGATCTCCTACTACTCCCCTCCCCCGCCAGACGTCTACTCATCCCCGCCTCCTCCATCCAATAGTGGCGGCGGCGGGAGCGGCGGCGGGGGCGCCTACTACTACCCTCCGCCGCCCAACAGATATTACCCGGCCCCGCCGCCGCCGAACCCCTTCTTGCCCTACTTCCCGTTTTATTATTATAACCCTCCTCCAAACAAATACCACTCGGGGTCTCTCAGCTTGAAGCCTCTTTCCAccatccccctcctcctcctcctccttctcttcttctag